Within Spinacia oleracea cultivar Varoflay chromosome 4, BTI_SOV_V1, whole genome shotgun sequence, the genomic segment TATGCAGGGGATTCATATCTTGTTGCCGGTACTGATGGTGTTGGTACCAAATTGAAGCTTGCATTTGAAACTGGAATTCATGAAACTATAGGAATTGATTTGGTAACAATTGATTTTGATATTTGGTCATGCTTTTGTTGTCTACAATTGGCTTTTTACTCAACATAATTTCAGGTTGCCATGAGTGTCAATGACATCATTACTTCTGGAGCAAAACCCTTGTTCTTCCTAGATTATTTTGCGACAAGTCGTCTTGATGTTGACCTTGCTGAGAGGGTAATTCTTCTTACACGTTCTCCCTTCTCTTATGTATATTTCTTATCTGTAGAAAGACTAAGTGCAAACTTGTGATTTCTATTAAGTAACTCTTCTGCAAATGGAATGAAcataatataaatatttttcttaattcaGGTTATCAAAGGAATCGTCGATGGTTGCCAGCAATCTGATTGTGCTCTTTTGGGTGGAGAGGTAATTTAGAAGTTCTACATGCGTTAACTGTAGAAGTAATTGATTTTGGTTGCCAGATTGATGTGCTGTAAGACATGAAGTGTAGTCatggttttttatttttgtttcttcaATGCAGTATTTTTAAGATTATGAATGTTGCTAAATTTATATCCTTATCTTTGGGTATGCATGTCTTTTTTCTTTGGAAATTAGATGGCTGAAACTGGGTTTAAAATTGAAGATTGAGCGGTGCCAGATTGAGTTACTTATAAGTCTTATAACTTAATAAAGCTTAATGTTGTGGTTTAATCTTTTCTTTGATGTTTGTTCATGCCATGAACCTGGAATtttcattcttatttacattGGGCGTCTTAAATAGCTCTTGGTTAACATTGGAAAAATTTCTTCTTTAAGACTGCAGAGATGCCTGGGTTTTATGCAGAAGGCGAATACGATCTTAGTGGTTTTGCCGTGGGCGTTGTGAAGAAGGACTCAGTAATCAACGGGAAGAATATTGAGGCTGGAGATGTACTCATTGGTCTTCCATCCAGTGGAGTTCATTCCAATGGTTTTTCTCTCGTTAGAAGGTTagcatttttttaattatttgggcTCTAATTGCATAATAGTCATTTTTTTAGACAATAATTGCTTAGTTGGCATTAAGGGGTATGTTgtattcaacttttttttttgacttatttcagactaAACAAGTTCAAATGGTCAGATAAAAAAACTCAGAAAAAAATTCAgctaaaataagtttagatatgTTCAAAATAAGTTGTATAGACCACACCTTAAGACAAGCTAGAAGACTTGAGATACAATTGTGCGTTGTGCCCAATCAGATGCTAGCAGTTAGTTTGTGTATTGACAATACACTTGTTGTAGGGTTTTGGCACAAAGTGGCTGCTCTTTGACAGACAAAATTCCTGGTGAAACGTTTTCTTTGGGTGAAGCCTTGATGGCCCCGACTGTCATATATGTCAAACAGGTGACTTTTTCTCCGTATGTCAATCGTGTTTTTACGTTATTAAGGGCTCGAATCCTCACCTTCTCATTTATATGTTTTTTCGGTGTGAAGGTGCTTGATGTGATCACCAAGGGAGGAGTAAAAGGAATAGCTCACATAACTGGTGGTGGGTTCACCGATAATATACCTAGAGTTTTTCCAAAGGGACTTGGCGCTGTCATTGATACAGATTCTTGGCCTGTTCTTCCCGTGTTTAAATGGCTCCAAGAGGTAAAAATAAACTGTCCTTGATGAAGTTGATTGTTCATAATGGTATACAGGGCGAACTCTGTTTAGGTGATGTTTGGTTGATGTAAAAAACCATAGGAAGTATGACTTCCTAGGAAGTGGAAGATTAGActattgtttggttgacaaaaaCATGGGAATTCTACTTCCTACAAGATGGTGGAAGTTACTTACCTAGGTTCCCCTAAGTAAGTGGAAATTCTCATGAGAATTTACTAACTAAACAATATCACCCACTTCCTAGGAAATACCTATACATTGAAAGCTTCTTCCTAGGAAGTTCTACTTCCCACGATCAACCAAACGACCCCTTAGTACTATGTACAAATTGGAATGTTATGCGTACTCTAATTTGACACTCTGGTGTGCTGATAGGCGGGAAGGATAGATGACAAAGAGATGATGAGGACTTTCAATATGGGTATTGGAATGGTGCTTGTGGTAAGTCCGGATGCTGCCCTCAAAATTCTCGGGGATGCAAATGGAGCAACTCCAATGTATCGCATTGGTGAGGTAGTGACAGGTGAAGGGGTTAGCTATCGATGAGAAGCTTCCCAAACAAGATGATTTTTTAAAATCCGAAATGACCTGTAGACGTCTGTCTGGGTTATCTAGATGACAACCCTTATTTTCTGGGTTAGCTAGCTTATGTAAACGCATAATCTGCCAAAACTGATGTAGTGGAATTTGATGCCTCCCTTTTACTATGGTCTGATGTACAATGATTAATGTAATGATTGCACATTAATATCCATTTTACTTGGTCTGGCAGCTAATTTTGTTTAATGTGATAATAATGTGACATAAATAAATGATGTAGGCGGGATTCTGATAGAATAAAATACAGGGTGCGATATTCCTTCTATTTTCCGAAAATCCTTTTTTGGCTTTTCATTGGGGCAATCACATTACAGTGATTACACTGATGT encodes:
- the LOC110799187 gene encoding phosphoribosylformylglycinamidine cyclo-ligase, chloroplastic/mitochondrial, translating into MAAKLGVVTVEARQNPIVFCSTRQIYGVSNTKNSNICFKTKPTSLLTPQKLSSSALALKGVGSKGVVEKSRGFVSVSSSGNEAGGLTYKDAGVDIDAGSELVKRIAKMAPGIGGFGGLFPLGDSYLVAGTDGVGTKLKLAFETGIHETIGIDLVAMSVNDIITSGAKPLFFLDYFATSRLDVDLAERVIKGIVDGCQQSDCALLGGETAEMPGFYAEGEYDLSGFAVGVVKKDSVINGKNIEAGDVLIGLPSSGVHSNGFSLVRRVLAQSGCSLTDKIPGETFSLGEALMAPTVIYVKQVLDVITKGGVKGIAHITGGGFTDNIPRVFPKGLGAVIDTDSWPVLPVFKWLQEAGRIDDKEMMRTFNMGIGMVLVVSPDAALKILGDANGATPMYRIGEVVTGEGVSYR